One stretch of Aphis gossypii isolate Hap1 unplaced genomic scaffold, ASM2018417v2 Contig00889, whole genome shotgun sequence DNA includes these proteins:
- the LOC126555508 gene encoding uncharacterized protein LOC126555508: MSEVKNNLSIPLILDGKYFKIKKLPETENENIKAECVLCNDVKKQYSGTLRSTSNFRIHIKRIHSNVLEEFENYIKTAVNERRSTKRNLTQDSNPNTPKQQKLHLYLNDQKNESKQKTFDKNLLNYIICSMKPLSSVEDEHFIKMINDIDGTLKIFSRRTLSRRILENYTFIYEKLKNLFESDPRPSLCTTADIWSIKHKSFMGVTTHWIDETTLTRFSCVLACRRFRGSHTYDKIAELLHEIICEFSIEREQLISTVTDNGSNFVKAFKDFGCEIDCNFQTNDLEFNDDRENTDEEESTDQATFESIEVDDIMTQGTTIVLPRHLRCASHTLSLIATTDFNYILKGTPASRINHSVMGKCTTLWNLSRRPKSSEIIHNILNCSLKYPCPTRWNSLYDSITQLLKYKDKLNLVLKELNVKYTLKEIDLEYLEELAALLKPIAGALDFLQSENQCYYGQLLPTLFSLKTRLEMLKEKHFRHLANMITPLVNSLVKRFNDFFELSPSINEAILATCFHPCFKLRWISNEYDHEKNRIQNLCINAAENIFNNDVANNSNYSDEDDENFIIFSSQPVAKTVKKADLEVVTFFNDKSKSLNILNNYPIVKKLFIRFNTSLCSSAPVERMFSMAGFINNPTRNNYPIQLLKNLYF; the protein is encoded by the exons atgtctgaagtaaaaaataatttgtctatTCCACTAATATTggatggaaaatattttaaaataaaaaaactaccaGAGACGGAAAATGAAAACATCAAAGCAGAATGTGTTCTCTGCAATGATGTTAAAAAGCAATATAGCGGCACATTAAGATCCACTTCAAATTTTCGCATTCATATCAag aGAATTCACAGTAATGTTCTGGAAGAAttcgaaaattatattaaaactgcTGTTAATGAACGTCGTAGtacaaaaagaaatttaacCCAAGATTCTAACCCAAACACACCTAAACAGCAGaaattacatttgtatttaaacgATCAAAAAAACGAGTCCAAACAAAAAACGTTtgataaaaatcttttaaattatatcatatgtaGCATGAAGCCATTATCATCGGTTGAAGacgaacattttattaagatgATTAATG ATATTGAtggtactttaaaaatattttcaagaagAACATTAAGCCGTCGCATTCTAGaaaattatacgtttatttatgaaaaattaaaaaatctttttgaaTCTGATCCTAGACCTAGTTTATGCACAACAGCCGATATTTGgtcaataaaacataaatcatttatgGGAGTTACAACACAttgg aTTGATGAAACCACATTAACTCGTTTTAGTTGTGTATTAGCCTGCAGGCGATTTCGTGGCTCTCACACATACGACAAAATTGCTGAATTGCTCCATGAAATAATATGCGAGTTTTCAATTGAAAGAGAACAGTTGATTTCAACTGTTACAGACAATGGCTCAAATTTTGTCAAAGCATTTAAAGATTTTGGTTGTGAAATAGACTGCAATTTCCAAACTAATGATTTAGAATTCAAtg ATGATAGAGAAAATACAGATGAAGAAGAAAGTACGGATCAGGCTACATTTGAAAGTATCGAAGTAGATGACATTATGACACAAGGAACTACAATTGTTTTGCCTCGTCATTTACGCTGTGCAAGTCACACATTGAGTCTTATTGCCACTACAGATTttaactacattttaaaaggGACTCCAGCATCTAGAATCAACCATTCTGTTATGGGTAAATGTACAACACTCTGGAATTTGTCACGAAGACCAAAATCTTcagaaattattcataatatattaaattgttcgcTAAAATATCCATGTCCAACTCGGTGGAATTCTCTTTATGACAGTATTACACAGCTTTTGAAATACaaagacaaattaaatttagtattaaaagaattaaatgttaaatatactttaaaagaaATAGATTTGGAATATTTAGAGGAATTAGCTGCGTTGTTAAAGCCTATTGCTGGTGCCTTAGACTTTTTGCAGAGTGAAAATCAATGTTACTACGGTCAACTTTTACCCACATTATTTTCACTTAAAACTAGATTAGAaatgttaaaagaaaaacattttcgtCATTTAGCTAATATGATAACACCGTTGGTTAATTCTTTAGTAAAACgatttaacgatttttttgaattatctcCCAGTATAAATGAAGCTATTTTAGCAACTTGTTTCCATCCATGTTTTAAGTTAAGATGGATCTCAAATGAATATGACCacgaaaaaaatagaattcaaaacctatgtataaatgctgcagaaaatatttttaataatgatgttgCTAATAACTCAAATTATAGCGATGAAGATGacgaaaattttattattttttcatcgcAACCAGTAgctaaaactgttaaaaaagCTGACTTGGAAgtagttactttttttaatgataaaagtaAATCGTTAAATATCCTTAACAATTATcctattgtaaaaaaactttttattagatttaatactAGCTTGTGCTCTTCGGCACCCGTAGAACGAATGTTTTCCATGGCaggatttattaataatcctACCAGAAACAATTATCCGATTCAACTTTTGaaaaacttgtatttttaa